The sequence below is a genomic window from Armatimonadota bacterium.
TAGACGACGACCGGCAATCCCGCCGCCATCGCCTCGACCGGGACGATCCCAAAATCCTCATAAGCCGGGAAAAGCACACCTCGCGAGCGACTGAGCAACTGCTTTAGGTCGGCGTCAGACAACCGGCCATGGAAGACAATGTTCGACGCCCCCGCTGCCATCTCTTTGAGCTTTGCCTCATACGGCCCCGATCCCACGATGTTCAGCTTGAATCCGCCAAGCCTCGCCGCCTCGATAGCCAGGTCGAACTTCTTGTAGGGAATCAGACGACTCCACATTGTGTAGCCTTCTGAATCCGATTCGCGCGGCGTGTCACGCCACTTTTCGACGTTCACGCCGGGATAGATCACTTTCTCTACAGGTCGGCGATAAACCTTCTCCAACCGTCCCGCCGTGGTCGAGGAATTCGCCACCGTATACGTTGGGTTCTTGGCCCCTTCAAGGTCAAGTTTTTTGAGGCGCTTCACGATTGCCTGCCGAACCTTCCCGCTTCCCGCCCGCTTATCGATCTCGGGAAACCACAGAGCACGAGCAGGGGAATGGTAGTAGCAATAGTCGATGGCATCGGGACGCGGACGTGCGTTGTGTGCAAAAGTGTGGGACGACGTAATAACGACGTCATACTCGCTCAAATCAAACGATCGGTAACAGTCTGCAAGTACCGGGGCATAAACAAAATGCTTCGTTTTCGAAAGCGGCAAGCCAGAAACCCAATGCGACCTTACGTCCTTCCCGTCGAGCCAAGAAAATTTTTCGGAGTTGTACTGCGCCGCATGGATCACGGCTTCAGGAAGAATCTCGTGAATCGAACGCAACACTTCCTCGGCCCCGCCCATGACCGTCAGCCAGTCATGCACAATCGCGATCTTATGGGCAGAGGCAATCGCCTTCGCACGGTCTTGAACGGTCATAAGTCTAAAGCGTCGTGAATTTCCACGCCTTGCTATGAGTATTGCCCTTGTTGTCTCGAAGCTTCAAGCTCACCGAGTAAGTCGTATGGGCCTTCAGCGGCTCCTTCGGAATCAAAATCACCGAGGTCTGCAAATGCTCGTCGTTATGCGGCGTCAACTCAAATCGCGGAACATCGTCCCCGTAAGCCTCCTTCAGACTCGACGAAATCAACTCGACATCCTCAATTCCGTCGCCATAAACGTTCATCACGATCGGATACCCAAGGGTCGTCTCAGCTTCAGGATAATTCCGCATCGGGTCCGGCACTTCCTGGTTGTGCCAAGACGGTGGCACGTTCTGACCGTTACTCGGTGGCGAAACGTAGTCGCCATCTTCGATCGACGTGTCGCCGTCCATCGTGAAGTAGCGATCAGAAAAGCTAGCGCCGACAATGCCTGGTCCTGGTCGCATCATGTGGATGCGGTGGTACGGAGCGTCCCAAAGCCCGCGGATGCCATCGGCAGGGCTCGTCCCACCCATTGAGACGACCTCCCAACTGGACCCAACATGACCAAATAGGTTCACCCGGTCCTTAGGCTCAGCACCGGTAAATCCAGGCTTGGAGGGCTCCTCGGCGTGCCCGCCTTCCTGATTCAACGCCAAATACTTGGTGTGAGCGGTAGCCGCCAGGTTCAGGGCCGCGTCAAAACGGCAAGGGGCAAACCCGTGGGCAACCCGAATCCGGTTAAATTCGTCGATTGCCTGCCGGGAATTCGACGTCAGGTTTGCAGTCGTCTCGACTGCGTCGGACCGAATCGTCACCGTCCAATTCTTATCAAAATTGGCCCAGTTATCGACCTTGACCTTGGCGTGGACCTCGTAAGTCCCTACCGCGAGATCCGACGGAGGCTCAAAAGCCAGTTCACGCTTGGTCGAATCGTACTTTGCGTCAACCTTTTTGCCGTTGATCACCATCGTGCCGTCGGTGATCTTCGCCGACCCATCCGCCCAAACCTGCCAAACGAATCGCGGATTGCGGATTCGCACGTCGCTCGTAGGTCCAAAGCCCGCCGTCCAAATCTGGACTGCCTTGCGATTCCCCTGGAAAGGAAGCGCAAAAGCACAAGTGCCGAGGGCCGCGAGAGTTAAAAGGTGTCGAAACTTGGTCACTTCTCTACTCTTGAGTCGTCAAAAATAAATGACGGTTGGGTTCGGTCGAAAACTTACTGGAAAAGTAGGGCCGTCCGATATTTTCTTTCCATGTTCGGGTTGAATTCTCACGTGGAACCTGAACATATGAAATTCGAGTCTTTGTAAACTGGGAAATAACCCTAAAATAGGTATTAGTCGGTTCGCGCATGAGCAGTCCTCCACAAACGCTTGGTCAGTATCAGATCATCCGCGAAATTGCGCGTTCGAACGACATTGTTTACGAAGCCTACGATCCCCTGATGAATCGCCGCGTAGCGGTGAAGGAGCTGTCCATGCCGTCCGGTTCAACACCGCAACAGTTGGAAGACCGGATCAACCGTTTCCGCCGCGAGGCCCAAGCTGTTGGGAGCCTGAATCATCCCAACATCATGACAGTCTACTCCTTCAGTGAAGATAGCGGAAGATACTTTATGGCGATGGAGTATCTGGACGGAGTCACGCTTCGAAAAGAGATCGACAACTCGGGATTTTTGGCCCAGGACCAGGCCATCGACATCATCTCCCAAGTGCTCGAAGGTCTCCACCACGCGCACCAAGAAGGCGTCGTCCACCGTGACATCAAACCCGACAATATCCAGATCACCACCGCCAACGGCGTCAAAATCACCGACTTCGGCATTGCCCGCCTCACCTTTCAGCCCAACCTCACAATGGACGGCCAAGTGTTCGGCACCCCCAGCTACATGTCGCCGGAGCAAGTCGTCGGCAAAGAGATCGACCAGCGAACCGACCTCTTCAGCGTCGGCGTCATGCTTTACGAAATGCTGACCGGCAACAAGCCGTTCCAAGGCGACAACGTCATCGCCATTACCCACGCCATCGTCAACGGCTCCATTCCGCCCACCACCCAAATCCCCAGCCCCATCTATCAGGTCATCACCAAGGCGCTGGAAAAGGCGCCCCAGATGCGCTACACCAACGCGGCCGAAATGAAAGTAGCGCTCGAAGACGCCGCCCAACCGGCCCAAAACCAGCACTACCAAAACCCCGTCGCGGGCTTCGATCCCTATTCCCAGCCGCCGCAGAGCCTCATCCAACCGAATCCCTATCAACAGGCGAACCCCTACCAACAGCCGGACCCCTACGCGTTACCAATCCAAACACCGTACGGCGGCGTTGTCCCCAGCTACAATCCCTACGGCCAGCAGCCAATGATGGCTCCGCCGCCCGTCATCGCCAATACGCCAAGCTACGGTTCCTACAATCCGTATCAACAACCAATGCTTGGCCCAACTCCGATGCAACAGCCGTACAATGCATACTATCCGCCGCCTCCCGGACCACCGCTGATCAGTTACGAGGCCAAGGAGCGAATGCGACAATTCATCTTCGCCATCATCCTCTTTGCCGTCATCGCGGCCATCCTCATCGTCGCCTTCGTGACCCTCTCGTCTTCGATCAAGCAGCAGCAAGCATCCCAAGGTGGATCGCCGTCGAGTTCATCTAGTGGGCCATCCATCGCGAACGGTGGGTCAGACAATCCTTCGGCCACGAATGATGCCAAGCCGCCTCCCGGCCGTAGTGGAGCCGAGCTAAGCGCCAACGCCGACAAAGCGCTCACTTACATTGCTCAAAGTAGTGGCCACGTTGCCGCCGGCGACGCCTACCAGCAGGCGGGAGACAACGCCAACGCTTACGACGAGTACGGCAAAGCGTTCAACATCCTATTGGCAAACAATGCCAGCCGAACCGACCTCCGTCAAGTCCTCTACAAAATGGAGGAAGTCGCCGCGCCCGGTTCTCCCGAGCGCGACAAAGTCGACGAAGAAATGGCCAAGCTGAACTAGCGCCGATCCTGGGTGATCATCGGCCACTTGTCCGTTCGGAATGGCATCGCCGGGAGCCCGTCGCTGTTCACCAGGTTCACCAGCGGGTTGTCCTGCCACCCATAGCGAACCGCTACCGGGTTCGGCACGTCCGCGCTCGTCAGCACCACCGTGCTGCCATCGATCGTCGCCGTCGCCCAGTGCCACTTCTTGTCCTCGCCCGCAACCGCAAACGCCCTCGGCGCTTGCCCATCGGTCGTCTTCAGACCGCCCGCGTGGCTCAAAGTCACCGTCACTTTCGATCCCGAAAACGACATCGAATCGAATCGCGGCCCCTGCCACTCGACGTCTCGGTGATAGTCCTTGCGCATCGCGATTCTCGCCAGCCGCTCGCCCACGTCCTTCTTATCGCGCGGATGAATGTCGTTCGGATTGCCGATGTCGATGATCGTGGCCGTCCCGCAGTTCGGCATCTGGCCAACATAGTCCTGAGCATCCCGCAACTCTGCCCAAGCCGAGTCGAACTGGTTCTCGTCCGCCTTCATGAAGTTGGCTAACTGGACGATATAGAACGGAAAATCGCCTTGCTTAAAGATGCCACGCCAGTCGCGAATCATGTCCGGCAACAGCGAACGGTATTGGTACGCCCGGTCCGCGTTCGACTCGCCCTGGTACCAAATCGCCCCGCGAATGCTATACGGCGCAAGCGGATACAGCATTGCGTTGTAAAGGTTCGACGGGAAGTTCGGATCGCTGGTCGTCTGCGGAGCCTGGGGCTCGGGACCCGCGTCGGGAAGCGGCGGCTTGCGTGCTCCCTCCACCTTCATCTTCCATCCGTCGCCAATCGGCAAGTCGCCCAGCTTCAAGGCATCCTTACCCGAGGTAAATCCGCCCGGCCCCTGTCCGTCGTACGCCCGAACGGCAATCACGTTCTTACCCGCCTTCATCAGACCTGGCTGAATCGAATACTTGCGAAACGCGCTGTACCAAAACGGGACGGTCATGTCCGTCCGCCCGACCTCTTGGCCGTTCACGAACGTCATGTCATAGTCGTCGATCGCGCCGAGGCTCAGCGTAGTAGCCGCCTTCGCCTGCTCGGCGGTCAAGTCCACTGTCTTTCGGAACCAAATCGTCCCGTCAAAGTCTGCCGGAAAACTGTACGGCATCTCCGCCGCCTGCCAACTGCTGTCGTCGTATTCCTTGCCCGCCTCCACCATCGCCCGCGGGCCAAAAAAGTCTGGCGAAGCCTTCGTTTGCCACACCTTCACCGCCGCGTGGTACTCGTCCAGGCCCGTCGGCGCGCTCTGCAGGGCCGTTTTCGCCCGGTTATAGATGTTTGTCGTCATCGGGTCGGTGGATAGCATGTCCATCCCCGTCCACGCCTCGGCCACCGTGCCACCCCACGACGTGTGGATCATCCCGATCGGAACCTTCAACTCGGAGTACAGCTTTCGCCCAAACGCATATCCCACCGCCGAGAACGAGCCAATGGTGTCCGGCGAAGCCGCCGCCCAACTCCCCGTCACATCGTCCAGCGGTTTGTTCGACGTATTCTTTGTCACCGTAAACATCCGCACATGCGGGTCGGTGTTCTGCTTCGCCTCGTTCAGGTCCAGTGCGTTCGACTCGGTGAATTCCATGTTCGACTGGCCCGAGCAGATCCAAACTTCACCCACATAGACGTCCGAAATCGTCTTCTTGCCCGTTCCCTCGACGGTGACCGTGTAAGGTCCGCCCGCTTCCATCGCCGGCAAAAACACTCGAAACTTGCCCGTCGGCATCGTGATGCCAACCGCAAACTCGCTCCCACAGGTCACCTTCACAACCTTCCCCGGCTGGTCCCACCCCCAAACCGCGATCGGCTTTTCGCGCTGGAGGACCATGTGGTCGGAAAAGAGGGAGGCGACGCCGAAGCTAGATGTCTGGGCGAGAGCGACGGTGCATGCAAGGATCATCGTAAAGTCATTTTATGTCGGTGGCAAGGCTGGAAACAACCCAGGGCCTGGTGACGAATCCGAAACGACTTGCGTATCATCTTCGAAAAGTAGGGTTTTGGGGGAAGAAAAAAGTGGGAAGAGAAAGAATTTGGCCAACGATGGCGTTGGCGTTCACGGCCGCGATGGCCGTGCCGCAATCGCCGCTGACGGCGACAAAGCTCGATAAGCCGCCGACCATCGACGGCAAAATCAACGACTCGGAATGGCATTCAGTCACTCCTCTCACCGGTCTAAAAGACCCCAACACCGGCGCGCCCTATCCCGACTCCGCCAAGTTCTGGATCGCTTACGACAAAAACTACGTCTACTTCGCCGCCAAAATGACCGAGAGCGAGCCGGGCAAGATCCGTGCGAACGAGTACCGCACCAACGTCGATCTCTCCGGCGATGACTACGTCGAACTTGATCTCGACCTTTCGGGTTCACTCAGCGCCTTCAACACATTCCAAATCAACCCGCTTGGCGCGACTCATATCTCCATCGCCGGTGGCCGCGCCGCCAAGCGCGAATGGCTTGGTGAGTTCCTCGCCAAGGGCCGTGTCACGCCCGACGGGTGGGAAGCCGAGGCCAGAATCCCCTGGCGGGCTATGAATATCCCACGAGGTGGCCGCCACGATATCCGCTTCAATATCCTCCGCTTCATCGCCAAAAATCAGCGCACACTGGCCCAAACTTTCGTCCCACCGCTCCAAACCGCCCTCACGCCAACCTGGCAGTCCGTCGACCTCCCCAAGCCCGAGGTCGATCACAGCATCAAGCTGTTGCCCTACCTTTACACTGGCTACGACCCCTCCACCGGCGGCGTCTACAACGGCGGGCTCGACATGAAGACCAATCTCACCGACCAGGTCACCATGGTCGGCTCCATCAACCCCGACTTCCGCAACATCGAAAACTCGATCCTTTCTCTGGATTTCAGCCGTTTCGAGCGCATCGCCGATGAGACTCGCCCCTTTTTCCAGGAAGGTCACCAGTACAG
It includes:
- a CDS encoding glycosyltransferase; this translates as MTVQDRAKAIASAHKIAIVHDWLTVMGGAEEVLRSIHEILPEAVIHAAQYNSEKFSWLDGKDVRSHWVSGLPLSKTKHFVYAPVLADCYRSFDLSEYDVVITSSHTFAHNARPRPDAIDYCYYHSPARALWFPEIDKRAGSGKVRQAIVKRLKKLDLEGAKNPTYTVANSSTTAGRLEKVYRRPVEKVIYPGVNVEKWRDTPRESDSEGYTMWSRLIPYKKFDLAIEAARLGGFKLNIVGSGPYEAKLKEMAAGASNIVFHGRLSDADLKQLLSRSRGVLFPAYEDFGIVPVEAMAAGLPVVVYNQGGAAETVTAEFGEHISEQTPEQLWEAVQRLEQRSFDPEKLKEHAQAFSVERFQREFVEYLELAIERGPERRYLP
- a CDS encoding protein kinase, which produces MSSPPQTLGQYQIIREIARSNDIVYEAYDPLMNRRVAVKELSMPSGSTPQQLEDRINRFRREAQAVGSLNHPNIMTVYSFSEDSGRYFMAMEYLDGVTLRKEIDNSGFLAQDQAIDIISQVLEGLHHAHQEGVVHRDIKPDNIQITTANGVKITDFGIARLTFQPNLTMDGQVFGTPSYMSPEQVVGKEIDQRTDLFSVGVMLYEMLTGNKPFQGDNVIAITHAIVNGSIPPTTQIPSPIYQVITKALEKAPQMRYTNAAEMKVALEDAAQPAQNQHYQNPVAGFDPYSQPPQSLIQPNPYQQANPYQQPDPYALPIQTPYGGVVPSYNPYGQQPMMAPPPVIANTPSYGSYNPYQQPMLGPTPMQQPYNAYYPPPPGPPLISYEAKERMRQFIFAIILFAVIAAILIVAFVTLSSSIKQQQASQGGSPSSSSSGPSIANGGSDNPSATNDAKPPPGRSGAELSANADKALTYIAQSSGHVAAGDAYQQAGDNANAYDEYGKAFNILLANNASRTDLRQVLYKMEEVAAPGSPERDKVDEEMAKLN
- a CDS encoding 9-O-acetylesterase codes for the protein MILACTVALAQTSSFGVASLFSDHMVLQREKPIAVWGWDQPGKVVKVTCGSEFAVGITMPTGKFRVFLPAMEAGGPYTVTVEGTGKKTISDVYVGEVWICSGQSNMEFTESNALDLNEAKQNTDPHVRMFTVTKNTSNKPLDDVTGSWAAASPDTIGSFSAVGYAFGRKLYSELKVPIGMIHTSWGGTVAEAWTGMDMLSTDPMTTNIYNRAKTALQSAPTGLDEYHAAVKVWQTKASPDFFGPRAMVEAGKEYDDSSWQAAEMPYSFPADFDGTIWFRKTVDLTAEQAKAATTLSLGAIDDYDMTFVNGQEVGRTDMTVPFWYSAFRKYSIQPGLMKAGKNVIAVRAYDGQGPGGFTSGKDALKLGDLPIGDGWKMKVEGARKPPLPDAGPEPQAPQTTSDPNFPSNLYNAMLYPLAPYSIRGAIWYQGESNADRAYQYRSLLPDMIRDWRGIFKQGDFPFYIVQLANFMKADENQFDSAWAELRDAQDYVGQMPNCGTATIIDIGNPNDIHPRDKKDVGERLARIAMRKDYHRDVEWQGPRFDSMSFSGSKVTVTLSHAGGLKTTDGQAPRAFAVAGEDKKWHWATATIDGSTVVLTSADVPNPVAVRYGWQDNPLVNLVNSDGLPAMPFRTDKWPMITQDRR